The genomic interval CCACCAATCTGGATCGCTTTATCCTTTGCCACACTCGATCTGCACTGCATCCCAAAGCTCGAAATGTAACCTGGAAATGGCGCCTTAACTCCACTTTTGAGCAAAGACTGTTGTTATTATTCTGCAATACGTGCTCTTGAGGCGAGGACTATACTGCATATTGCAAGCCAGATACTGCAAGATCATCTTTGCGATATTGCTGGTCGTTTTGAGAATCGTACATTTAACTCTTTCACAGTATTTGATTTGGTCAAACCACAAGAAGGCCAGAATGCGTGAGCTACTTCCTATCCCGGTAAAAGAGAGGAAGGAGAGGGAGCGAATAAACAGCATTCCTGCCCCAATTCCTGCTCCAACATTCCCTATTACATACTCTATCCAAACCTCTAAGAAGTTTCCCTTTTTCCACTTCAAAAAATGCAGATACGAGGCGGAGAATGCCTTCTTCTCCAACCTGAAGCTGGTGGACTTCAACATCATCGACACCTTGGGAGTtggaggatttggaagagttgAACTGGTAGGATGGCCCACCTTCTGTATGTGTgcatttcatgttttatgatttttatgtaaataaaaaagtaaaaaaaaatcatcagcTCCTATAATAAAGCACTACAAGGTGACTGCAGCAAGAGAACAGTGAATGCATATGGTGTAGTTGCCTTATGCAACACCCCCAAAACAAAAACTTCTGTTAACcgataataaaaatgcattttactaATGTGCTTTGCAGGGAATATGAGCAGCTCTCATATGCTTTACGGTGCTAAAGGACAGATCAGGTCTGGGAATGCTCTAACTCTATTCAGGGTAACTTTCCACAACAGAGCTAATAGGGCAGACATCTGATTTACTGCCACACAAAGTTCAAGAAGACTAGTTCAATGAGTGAGTAGGtaggtacactgtaaaaaaaaaacttgacttAACTTTTTACAAAACTTAACTTtacttaaagtaagttacctggttgccttaaaattataagttcattgaaattaaaaaatttgagttaatacaatgaaggcgattggtttaatcaacagaaactcaaaatattatgttatctgaaccacattaattatagatggatggatggatggaggtcGGACCGACCGATTGAtcaaacaatagatagatatagatagatgtTCCTCTAAAAACCATTGATGTGTTTTCCGCATGACCATTTATGTTGGGGGAGGAGAATGACGGTAACTTTGACATAGAGAGGAGGGAAGAAATCCGCATTGCGGATCGGATTCTGTTGTAAAGGAAAGCCCAGAGGTCCTGGAAGAGGATTCCCCTTTCCACTTGCCTATTTCTGGCAATGCGGCAACATAGTAAAAACAAGCCGCCTTTCGCCGGACAGTGATATATTCTGGTAGTGCTATCCGTTTGCTAGATAGCTACAGGATCAAATGAACATGCAAATGCCTTCATGGAGACGCAATGTTAAGAATTCCTTCTCTCAGTCAATCTGTTTCGAGGACCCTCAACACATTAATAGACCATGACTCAAGTGCTATATTAAGGAGCACTAGCACTTGTTTTTATAGCTAGTTTCCATAGGAAATTAGCTTATTAGCACATTTTCTGTGCTCATTTTTGTGTGCCTTTGGTGTCCACAGGTACAGCTCAAGAGTGAAGAGACCAAAACATTTGCAATGAAGATTCTGAAAAAGCGTCACATCGTGGATACACGGCAACAGGAGCACATCCGCTCTGAGAAACATATCATGCAGGAGGCTCATTCGGACTTCATTGTAAGGTAGGTGCTAAAACCTCCTTAGAGCATAATTGGAAGTCATATCCTACAAATATCaaggcaaaaataaaaattgatggACAAAAATGTGTGGTTGTGTTCCATCAGGTTGTACAGGACTTTCAAAGACAGCAAATATCTGTACATGTTGATGGAAGCCTGTCTAGGAGGAGAGCTTTGGACCATTCTTAGAGACAGGTATACCCAAATGGTGGTGGAAGCTAATCAATCTAAATAATAGAAACAGTAAATCATGAGTTTTTCTTTATTCATAGAGGATCATTTGAAGACTCCACTACACGGTTTTATACAGCCTGTGTGGTTGAAGCATTCGCTTACCTGCATTCCAAGGGAATAATCTACCGTGATTTAAAGCCAGAAAATCTCATTCTGGATCACAGAGGATATGCTAAGCTTGTGAGTATACATCTCAAGAGCCTTTTTAATATGAGATGACACATTCTAAGGCTGGTGAATTTTAAAGACTGTTGTTAGCGTCAAGTGGTATCAGGGGGGAAGGACTTCTCTTTCTAGAGAGCATCTGATTGGACAACAATTTGTATACGCCCCTGAGTGCAAGATGAGTCATTGATATTTTGGTCCATTTACCCAAAATGAGaaatacttttaaatttgcatatCTTTTTCTTATCAACTTTTTAGTACACTTGGAAATTCAAAGCTAACATGCATGTACTAAAAGCTGTAATTTTGGTGTAGGTGTAATTTTGATACAAAGAGTCCATTTGTCTCTTGTAGGTGGACTTTGGCTTTGCTAAAAAGATTGGATTTGGGAAAAAAACATGGACTTTCTGTGGAACACCGGAGTATGTAGCCCCAGAGATCATTCTTAATAAAGGCCATGACATCTCAGCAGACTACTGGTCATTGGGAATTCTTATGTATGAACTCTTGACTGGAAGGTAATCATGTTTCCTGTCATTGTGTTTGAAAACTTGTTTGTCTTTACAAGTtaagctaaaatgttttcagcTTCTGGGTTTGTTAAGTTTACGCCTTCTAGTTTTATAAAATCTGATGTGCATTTCTTGTTCAGCCCACCATTCTCAGGACCAGATCCAATGAAGACATATAATATCATTTTAAGAGGAATCGACATGATAGAATTTCCAAAGAAGATCACCAAAAATGCAGGCAATCTAATTAAAAAACTATGCAGGTGGGTACATTTGAAAACCGCTGAGGTTCAGTCTGATTTATCAACAATTATTGACACTCTCTTTCAGTTAAgttttaaattaacttaaaagGTTGTGCTGTTCCAAAGCTCATTTAAACCTCAAGGTTAAAACAAATCCTTAGTTGGAAATATAGTGGATCTGGGTTTGGAGTCAGATTCATAAAttaatctctttttttcccccaaatatATTGTTTCCTCCAGGGACAATCCGTCTGAGAGGCTAGGAAACTTGAAAAATGGAGTCAAAGATATCCAAAAGCACAAGTGAGTACTATAATGCCCCTATTATTTGGAAATTTTACAATTGTGTTTTTTAGGTTTggaaacattaacattatattgaaggaattactatatatatatatatatatatattgccacTATATacaaactataaaatatatattttgtcttaTTGTGCTGTGCAtggggtcaacatattttgacatttaaatctaaatctattctattaaatttaaatctttaaatttaaatctaTTACTTCCTAAGACTGATATGTGACATCCAACTGGTAATACCACCCTACGCAGGATCTTTATTCTGATCTTAATTCTATTTTTCCATCATAGATGGTTTGAAGGCTTTAACTGGGAAGGACTGCGCAAAGGAACTCTCACACCTCCAATTATTCCTGATGTGAGTATTCCACATCCACATCTCCAGAGGGTTGAGCAAAATCAGAATTAAAAGCTCCTTTGTAATTCATAAgtgtaaatttgaattttaCGGTCAGTAAGAGGAATTAAGAGAATTgcaattcaaataaattcaacagtcacccaaaacttttgcgacaaaacataacataaattaatataacataattaatgttgttaattttgttaaatactGTCAGAAGGATTCACACAAccatcaattattattattattaaaaataattataagaataatattactattataattttactgtaacaaaatatttaagtatttaagaaaaatataataataataataattttattgtacAGTGAAGCTGTAAAATTacttaattgattaattaatatCTATGAATTGAATACTAATGTATATTAGTTGATACTTTAGACACTGAATAATGCTTAAACAATGTAGGTACACATTATCATTGAGCTCTTTTACAGTTGTGTTTATGACATTCACATTACTGCTCAATATCTGTGCGTCTAACATCCCATTTCCTCTGCTCACGCACCTATTAGGTTGCAAGCCCAACTGACACCAGTAACTTTGATAGCTTTCCTGAGGACAACGAGGACCCTCCCCCAGATGACAATTCCGGCTGGGACACTGATTTCTAAAACTGAAACTCGTAACACGCCCCGCCCTGGAGTGTCCTGTATGGTTCGTCAGCCTGAGGGTGCGATCGAAGAGGAGAATGGAAGACGTCTAGCCCAGCTCTGTGACACCAAGTTGCCTTCGCCCATGCTTCTGTCCTGCGGTGCCACTGGGGGCGTCCCAGCTCCCCCGCCGCACCCCATGACTCCCATAACTGTCCTGATAATAAAGACTGGAGTTCATATTTGAC from Ctenopharyngodon idella isolate HZGC_01 chromosome 12, HZGC01, whole genome shotgun sequence carries:
- the prkg1b gene encoding cGMP-dependent protein kinase 1 isoform X3, yielding MKILKKRHIVDTRQQEHIRSEKHIMQEAHSDFIVRLYRTFKDSKYLYMLMEACLGGELWTILRDRGSFEDSTTRFYTACVVEAFAYLHSKGIIYRDLKPENLILDHRGYAKLVDFGFAKKIGFGKKTWTFCGTPEYVAPEIILNKGHDISADYWSLGILMYELLTGSPPFSGPDPMKTYNIILRGIDMIEFPKKITKNAGNLIKKLCRDNPSERLGNLKNGVKDIQKHKWFEGFNWEGLRKGTLTPPIIPDVASPTDTSNFDSFPEDNEDPPPDDNSGWDTDF